The [Clostridium] celerecrescens 18A genomic sequence TGCCCGAAATATATCTTATGATCCGGAGAAAAGGTGACCGGGCTGTTATAGTTATCGCCGTTGCTGGGCAGTCCCATAATGATATTCTGCCTTGTACCATCTTTGTATATCTTTGTGATAAATCCTCTGTGAGATACGTAGATCACACCGTTTAAATAATTAATCCCTGATATGGGGGTAACAAAATCATCTGCGATCGTTTCAAACTGACCATTAATCATCTGTAATATCCGGGGATTTCCGGTCGCCAAACCGGAATCAGCCACCAGGATCTCCCCGTTTTCATTAAAGATCATTCCAATCGGAGAATTCAGATTTTTTATAAACACTTCTATCTGATAACCTGTGACGATATAAATATCAGATGGATTCAAATACCTTTCCGCAAAACCATTGTCTTCATTGCAGGAGCCGATATTTCTCCCATTACTATTATAGAACATTGGCTTTTCCAGGATTTTTTATTACATTATATTCATTTTTGTTAAAATTATACAGTAATGGGAAATAGTTCAGCAAGCTTATTTTACAGAATTATATAAAACTGTGAATCAGGTCCTTGAGCACACTTTCTTCTGTCTTTTGTTCTATCAGTGACAGTCCGTCTTTTAAAAGCCTGTTTTTTCGGTGGAAGTCCAATTTTTCTTCCCGATAGAGGATGCCGGTAGGGATTTTTTCACTAACCTCCATCGACATTTTAATGGCTTCCAGCCGATCCGTCGGGTCATAATCTTCTCCAAGAGGCGCCGCCATATTTTTATAATAGGCAAAGGTATTGATTTTGTTGAAGCTGATGCATGGCTGGAGGATATCCACAAACGCATACCCCGGATAAAGAATGGCCTCCTTCATGATGCTCACCAGCTGCTTTGGATCACCGCTGAAGCCTCTCGCAACAAATCCCGCTCCAGAAGCAATGGCCAGAAGCACTGGATTTAAGGGCGTATTTCTGTTGCCGTCGGTCTGAACTCCCGTAACGAGCCCTTCACCGCTGGTGGGTGATGCCTGCCCCTTGGTCAGGCCGTATATCTGATTGTCATGAACAAAATGAGCGATATTGACATTCCTTCTTATGTTGTGAATAAAGTGGTTACCTCCTTCGCCGTAAGAGTCCCCGTCTCCGGAATTTACTATGACAGTGAGCTTTTCATTGGCTATTTTGGCGGCAACTGCAGCAGGAAGGGCCCTTCCGTGAAGCCCGCAGAAGCTGTTGGCGCTTAAATACTGAGGTGTTTTCGCTGCCTGACCGATTCCTGCCACCATCAGCACTTTATTTGGCTCTATGCCCAGCTCCTCTAACGCCGTTTTCAGGCTGTTTAATATGGAGAAATTTCCGCACCCCGGACACCAGGCTGTTTCATAAGTTGTGAATTTATCCATCTATTTGGAACCTCCTTCCAACACCTGCTTTACAATTTCTTCTCCGGATATCTGTCTGCCGTCATATTTCAAAATGCTTTTATGGCATTTAATTCCTGTCTGCTCCCTTATGAGGGAGGCCAGCTGGCCCGTGGCATTCTGTTCCACGTTGATTAAGGTCCTGTCTTTTGCATAAATGTTCAGTTTTTCCTGAGGAAGGGGATAAATATCTCCAAATACCAAAGCTCCATAGCTTCCATCTCCGTTTTTATTTA encodes the following:
- a CDS encoding 2-oxoacid:ferredoxin oxidoreductase subunit beta; translated protein: MDKFTTYETAWCPGCGNFSILNSLKTALEELGIEPNKVLMVAGIGQAAKTPQYLSANSFCGLHGRALPAAVAAKIANEKLTVIVNSGDGDSYGEGGNHFIHNIRRNVNIAHFVHDNQIYGLTKGQASPTSGEGLVTGVQTDGNRNTPLNPVLLAIASGAGFVARGFSGDPKQLVSIMKEAILYPGYAFVDILQPCISFNKINTFAYYKNMAAPLGEDYDPTDRLEAIKMSMEVSEKIPTGILYREEKLDFHRKNRLLKDGLSLIEQKTEESVLKDLIHSFI